The following proteins are co-located in the Acanthochromis polyacanthus isolate Apoly-LR-REF ecotype Palm Island chromosome 7, KAUST_Apoly_ChrSc, whole genome shotgun sequence genome:
- the slc2a8 gene encoding solute carrier family 2, facilitated glucose transporter member 8, protein MDVQEERRRLLDPEDRKEDPTGLMSEQEAYMSKVKNKNLYLASFVSVLGPLSFGFVLGYSSPAIPELSSIDDPRLRLDDVQASWFGSIVTVGAAFGGLLGGWLVEKIGRKLSLMLCSLPFVFGFTVIIAAQNVWMLHVGRVLTGVASGVTSLVVPVYISEMAHERVRGLLGSCVQLMVVLGIMGVYLAGLFVDWRWLAICSSIPPALLILLMVFMPETPRFLLSQGKRREAEEALRFLRGPDAPVEWECARIEEACDHQGSSFRMSDLKDPGVYKPLMIAIMLMIFQQMSGINAIMFYAESIFEQAHFKESDLASVIVGVIQVVFTAFAALIMDKAGRKVLLIISGAAMAISTTAFGVYFYLMSEKTEALGDLSWLALASTAVFIAGFALGWGPIPWLIMSEVFPVKVRGFASAVCVLTNWSMAFIVTKTFQDMMNLLTSAGTFWLFASVCTANIVFTAVFVPETKGKTLEQIEATFRGTSGP, encoded by the exons ATGGACGtccaggaggagaggaggaggctgcTGGACCCGGAGGACCGAAAAGAAGATCCCACTGGGCTCATGTCGGAGCAGGAGGCTTATATGAG TAAAGTGAAGAACAAGAACCTGTATTTGGCCTCCTTCGTGTCGGTTCTGGGCCCGCTGAGCTTCGGCTTCGTGTTGGGCTACAGCTCTCCGGCCATCCCAGAACTCTCCAGCATCGACGACCCTCGGCTCAGGCTGGATGACGTCCAGGCCTCCTGGTTCGGG TCCATCGTGACGGTGGGAGCGGCGTTCGGCGGCCTGCTGGGCGGCTGGTTGGTGGAGAAGATCGGCAGGAAGCTCAGCCTGATGTTGTGCTCGCTGCCCTTCGTCTTCGGCTTCACCGTCATCATCGCGGCGCAGAACGTTTGGATGCTTCACGTCGGCCGGGTTCTGACCGGCGTCGCCAGCGGAGTCACGTCGCTGGTCGTCCCG GTCTATATTTCTGAAATGGCCCATGAGCGAGTCCGAGGGTTGCTGGGCTCCTGTGTGCAGCTCATGGTGGTGCTCGGCATCATGGGAGTTTACCTGGCAG GTTTATTTGTGGACTGGCGCTGGCTGGCCATCTGCAGCTCCATCCCTCCAGCACTGCTCATCCTGCTGATGGTCTTCATGCCGGAGACGCCTCGCTTCCTGCTGTCTCAGGGGAAGAGGCGAGAGGCCGAGGAGGCGCTGAGGTTCCTGCGAGGCCCCGACGCCCCGGTGGAGTGGGAATGCGCTCGCATCGAGGAGGCCTGCGACCACCAG GGCTCCAGCTTCCGGATGTCCGACCTGAAGGACCCCGGAGTCTACAAGCCGCTGATGATCGCCATCATGCTGATGATCTTCCAGCAGATGTCGGGGATCAACGCCATCATGTTCTACGCCGAGAGCATCTTTGAGCAGGCGCATTTTAAG GAGAGCGACCTGGCCTCGGTGATCGTAGGTGTCATCCAGGTGGTCTTCACGGCCTTCGCTGCTCTCATCATGGACAAAGCTGGAAGGAAAGTCCTGCTGATCATCTCAG GTGCTGCCATGGCGATCAGCACCACGGCCTTCGGGGTTTATTTCTACCTGATGTCTGAAAAGACTGAAGCTCTGGGCGACCTGTCCTGGTTAGCTCTGGCCAGCACGGCCGTCTTCATCGCAG GTTTCGCTCTGGGCTGGGGTCCGATCCCGTGGCTCATCATGTCGGAGGTTTTCCCCGTGAAGGTCCGAGGCTTTGCCAGCGCCGTCTGCGTCCTCACCAACTGGAGCATGGCCTTCATCGTCACCAAGACCTTCCAGGACATGATG aacctcctgACCAGCGCCGGAACCTTCTGGCTGTTCGCCTCCGTCTGCACCGCCAACATCGTCTTCACCGCTGTCTTCGTCCCGGAGACCAAAGGGAAGACGCTGGAGCAGATCGAGGCCACGTTCAGGGGCACGTCGGGTCCATGA
- the LOC110968773 gene encoding tetratricopeptide repeat protein 16 yields MDISEDKRDDKRAADQSLFSTAVSEDEARRKTSIKQLFGSSKIFLTPAEKQQRKPELRANVIIQNRAAEHCRNGTEAMGRCQYEKAVICFTKGINLLPEQTQLYVHRAEAFLQLCDFRSAAASYKQAEILQPGASSRRLAFICYLQGQCLLDRSLFLEALEAFSKAAELQPDSRVYRVRSVVCLSAAGRHSDALKLLNGCMTSGSPTADLYVLRARLHRRLQQTSGCYQDVRSALALNPSCPAAGALLQQLHEASEASRLKAVDKTLSGHLPEALCLINVALENKPEDPRLHLFRGILYRRLEDFTAAMEDLVQAAELTEEEEEEAGGQWKATDRKSEGVSVLQEVELQLVLTYNDLAVQCFSRRLYPEAVLLLNKAIEEEKNQAGLYLNRGDCFFKLGDWCFSLADYRQAEEMLPPEDPAVRLRLAVVHNTLGCFCFQDGRFQEAVDMLSVAIRYNPAAGRYYESRSKAFRKLLDWNSAREDFICMLVLDPNNQEVPPMLMSLFPGYSVSDVLSSPKGEAVRAQLMDTIQTWSSSSDPHRLSEKLQQINLTNENQSEDPTGAGEELKPCLNPEDLQITVKNLLQVESTVRSLVHSHPESHQTGPECTGPTSDPRGENSAADLS; encoded by the exons ATGGACATTTCTGAGGACAAACGTGACGACAAG AGGGCAGCAGATCAGAGTTTATTCTCCACCGCCGTGTCCGAGGACGAAGCCAGAAGAAAAACCTCCATCAAGCAGCTTTTTGGATccagtaaaatatttctgacgcctgcagaaaaacagcagcgAAAACCAGAACTGCGAGCTAACGTGATCATCcagaacagagcagcagaaca ttgCAGAAATGGAACCGAAGCGATGGGAAGGTGTCAGTATGAGAAGGCTGTGATCTGCTTCACTAAAGGAATCAATCTGCTGCCAGAACAG ACTCAGCTGTACGTTCACCGGGCCGAGGCCTTCCTGCAGCTCTGCGACTTCcggtcagcagcagcttcttatAAACAGGCCGAGATCCTGCAGCCCGGAGCTTCCAGCCGTCGCCTGGCCTTCATCTGCTACCTGCAG gGTCAGTGTCTGCTGGATCGAAGTCTGTTCCTTGAAGCTCTGGAGGCTTTTAGCAAAGCTGCTGAGCTGCAGCCCGACAGCAGAGTTTACAGAGTCAGAAG TGTGGTGTGTCTGAGCGCTGCAGGACGACACTCTGACGCTCTGAAGCTGCTGAACGGCTGCATGACGTCAGGAAGTCCCACCGCTGATCTCTACGTCCTCAGAGCTCGACTGCACCGACGGCTCCAGCAG aCGTCTGGCTGCTATCAGGACGTGCGGTCTGCGCTGGCGTTGAACCCTTCATGTCCAGCAGCTGGagctctgctgcagcagctgcatgaAGCCAGCGAAGCGTCCAGACTGAAGGCCGTGGACAAAACTCTGAGCGGTCATCTGCCTGAAGCCCTCTGCTTGATCAATGTGGCTCTGGAGAACAAGCCTGAGGACCCACGACTCCACCTGTTCAG AGGGATTCTGTACCGACGTCTGGAGGATTTCACAGCAGCCATGGAGGACCTGGTCCAGGCTGCAGAGCtgaccgaggaggaggaggaggaggctggaggTCAGTGGAAGGCcacagacaggaagtcagaGGGCGTGTCTGTTCTCCAGGAGGTGGAGCTTCAGCTGGTCCTCACCTACAACGACTTGGCCGTCCAGTGTTTCAGCCGACGACTTTATCCTGAAGCCGTTCTGCTGCTGAACAAAGCCATCGAGGAGGAGAAGAACCAGGCGGGACTCTACCTGAACAGAGGAG ATTGCTTCTTCAAACTGGGTGACTGGTGTTTCTCTCTGGCCGACTACCGGCAGGCTGAGGAGATGCTGCCGCCTGAAGACCCGGCAGTCCGGCTCCGACTGGCCGTCGTCCACAACACCCTGGGCTGCTTCTGCTTCCAGGACGG ACGTTTCCAGGAGGCAGTCGACATGCTTTCCGTCGCCATCCGCTACAACCCGGCAGCCGGTCGCTACTATGAGAGCAGATCCAAGGCCTTCAGGAAGCTGCTGGACTGGAACTCAGCCAGAGAGGATTTTATCTGCATGCTGGTGCTGGATCCAAACAACCAGGAG gTTCCTCCGATGTTAATGAGTCTGTTTCCAGGCTACAGTGTCTCTGATGTTCTGTCCAGTCCTAAAGGAGAAGCAGTCAGAGCTCAGCTGATGGACACGATCCAGACCTGGAGTTCATCCTCAGACCCACAcag ACTGAgtgagaagctgcagcagatcaACCTGACCAACGAGAACCAATCAGAAGATCCGACCGgagcaggagaggagctgaagcCGTGTTTGAACCCTGAAGATCTGCAGATAACCGTGAAGAACCTCCTGCAG gttgagTCAACGGTTCGGTCTTTAGTCCACAGTCATCCAGAATCGCACCAAACTGGACCAGAATGCACCGGTCCAACTTCAGACCCCAGAGGAGAAAACTCTGCAGCAGATCTGAGCTGA
- the LOC127534788 gene encoding uncharacterized protein LOC127534788 has product MTAKTTTKTATVKTMTKTTTKKTTKMTKTTTKTMTKTMTKTATVKTTTKTMTKKTTKMTTTTKTMTTVKTTMAKTKMTTAKTTTKTTTTVKTTKTTTKTTTTTKKTTKMTTTTTTTKMTTKTMTKTTMTAKTTMAKTKTAKTTTKTTTKTSAKTTKTTTTTKMTTKTMTKTTTTVKTTTTTTVKTTTTTTVKTTTAKTRVWSEIHPKKSAFHLKSPNF; this is encoded by the coding sequence ATGACGGCAAAGACGACGACGAAGACGGCGACGGTGAAGACGATGACGAAGACGACGACAAAGAAGACGACGAAGATGACGAAGACGACGACGAAGACGATGACGAAGACGATGACGAAGACGGCGACGGTAAAGACGACGACGAAGACGATGACAAAGAAGACGACGAAGATGACGACGACGACGAAGACGATGACGACGGTGAAGACGACGATGGCGAAGACGAAGATGACGACGGCGAAGACGACGACAAAGACGACGACGACGGTGAAGACGACGAAGACGACGACGAAGACGACAACGACGACGAAGAAGACGACGAAgatgacgacgacgacgacgacgacgaagATGACGACGAAGACGATGACAAAGACGACGATGACGGCGAAGACGACGATGGCGAAGACGAAGACGGCGAAGACGACGACAAAGACGACGACGAAAACGTCGGCGAAGACGACGaagacgacgacgacgacgaagATGACGACGAAGACGATGACAAAGACGACGACGACGGTGaagacgacgacgacgacgacggtgaagacgacgacgacgacgacggtGAAGACGACGACGGCGAAGACGCGTGTTTGGTCAGAAATTCACCCAAAAAAGTCTGCATTTCATCTTAAATCACCAaatttttaa